The following nucleotide sequence is from Triticum dicoccoides isolate Atlit2015 ecotype Zavitan chromosome 7B, WEW_v2.0, whole genome shotgun sequence.
GTTGCATACCTTTTTTGAAATCAGAAGTGGATACTAACATTTCACATCATGACATTGTAGTTTATAGTGCTAAGCTTGACTCCTCCATGGTTATAATAATGGACTTACAGTGAGTTGATTTGTAGTTAACTTTGTCATTAAGTGGCTGGCTTTTATCTGAACAATGCAGTCTTGCATTCTCTAGGGAGCCAGAGCAAGTCCTTCCTTCCGATTTGAATTTGGGGATTCGATGATTTCTGTCGGATATATCATGTCTATTTGATCAGAAAACATGAGATGCAAAACATGTTTTTCCAGCAGAAATGAATTCATGGACTGGAACTCCTACAGATTTGAAGTTGTATGCTGGATCGACTGCATATTTTATTAAGGGTTTATCAGTTCATCATTCCCATTAGTTCAATCGTGGTGAGAAACATATGCACGTTTTTATGTCAAAAGCTGTGAATATTTTTTCTCATAGTGTAAGTAAACTGATGATGCATGTCATGGCTAAGGATTTGGTTCCAACAGAAGCAACACATATTCATCTTGCCTACTGTCAGTCTCATTTTCCTGATCCTACACTTGAGCTAAGAATTCATTGCCCTTTTTTTTTAACAGGCTGCAGTAACGAGTTTGCCACTACTTCAATGGATATAATGGAGCATAGTCGTCATTATGTATGCAAAAGCATGTATCAAAATTTGAATTACCACGGCGCCTTTAATTCTCTTGGAGTACTAAACAGTCATGCGGCTCTCCACAGATTTCTTCCAAATGCCTTGCAAAGTTCCGCAGAGAACAAGCTATCTCGGAATTTCTTCCAAATGCAGCAAGTTCCGAGCAAGCAAAACTATACTCTGTAAATAATCTTCCTGAACCAGAGTTCttaattttctttctatttttaccTTTTCCTGTACTGGATTTTAATGTACTGAACACTCTCCTTAATCAATGGGAGCAACACCTGATTGCCTTCATATAAAGAAACACAATGTAAACACATACGAGGCGATGTATAGCTAGCAGGAACAGGACAAAAATGCTGCTCGAAGGTGAGTGGAAGTGCAtgattttctagatttattttcttgacAGAAGTTACTATATTCTCAATATACGTCACAGTTGTAATCATCTAAAAACAGCAAATCAGTTATAGAGTTGTAGTAATGCAAGTGATTAAAATCCCTTGCTAATTAAAATTGTAGTTTTTTTTATTTCACCGTAATGTTTTTTTGGAGAACGATCATGCATGTTTCTAATACATAGGTTGAGATAAGTAGACGAAGGTTCAGTGAACACACGAGTATGACAGCCATATCATTTCCAGTAAAAAAAGTGTTAATATTTAGCTCCCGTACAATCAGTATGAatttatatctatatgtgaacaaaTAATTTCAGGCTGAAGTTCACTAGAACCAGCATGAAAAATTGACCTCTCAAAACAATAAAACAGTGGCTTACTTCAGCCGTCAAGCTTAAGAGTGGTTCACAATTAACAGCTGAGTTCACAAATGTGGCTCAACTTGAATTGTTTTATGTTGGACATTATAATTTTTGTGAGGTTTTGTTGttcgcccgttgcaacgcacgggcacttttaCTAGTCTTTCCCTTCTAATAAACCAGCGATTACCTCTGGTCGTACGTCGCCGGCCGTTTTGCAGAAAAGACCCTCTGTTTTtatgaaatcaacccgcagtcccttCTTTAGCGGATCTGGAAAAATGCTTTGTTTTTGCACAAAAGACCCCGTGGTTTGGAGTATTCAACCCGTGATCCTTTTTAAATCGGGACGGGGTCAATGCGGCGGCTCAAGCGGCtgggggcggcgcggcggctcgaTGTAGATCGGCGGCAGCGGTTGGAGCTTGCAGGGGGCGGATCCGTGCACGGCAGGGGCTGGGGAGGCGGATcaggaggccggcggcgaggtgggGTCACCAGTGACGACGAGGATGGCCGGAGCGCGGATTCCCTGGCGGATCCATGGAGTCTGAGGCTCCTAGGCAAGGAAGGGAAGTGAGGGAGAGAAGGAGGGAGTAAGGAGGGGCGGCGCAGCGACCTAGGCAGGAGCTTGCCGGAGCCGGGCGATGGTGGACGGGCACGGGAGACAGAGGGATCCGGCGTGGCGGCGCGAAGTCCTTGCAGGTGGCGCACCTCGGCCGTCATCGAGGCCACCGCCGCCACCTGCCGGTGCAACGAGGCAGAGGAGGATCTCCTGGTTTTGCTTCGTCGCCAACTCCATGTTCACGGTCGTGGTTCTAATCCCTCTCTTGCCACTCCACTGTTTTGATTTATTGTATACGTGCAGTTCATCTCCCAGTGACCCAGTCGCTGGCTGGATGTGTCTATATCTCTCATCATTTTGTCAAATCAGATAACCTATCAGTAGGAAATTATTTTCCTCCACTTTGCAAGACCACATAACCAATTTACTATCAGCGGTCTATACGATTAATTTCTAACTTTGCAGGATCATTCTGACTCGGCATCTGTCACTCTAACAAGTGTTCGTCTTTAATGTCCTACACTATATTCTGCAACAAAATTTTCCCTGTGTGCATGAGTACCAATAATTTGGGTTATTTCGTTTTGTTGAAATGATGATAAAATTGAGTTAAGCGAGTTGGAGCTACTGCACCCTAGCCTGAGTGGAATGAGCTCATGGAGCGCCTCGAAGGCCCCGACAACGGTGGCAGTAGGCGTTGCCATTAGATCTGGAGGTAGAGGGAGTCACCACAAGGAGCGGCAACCGAAGACAGGCAGCATCGACTGTGTCAAGCAAGCTGTAGGAGGCCTGCGCGACTCCTTGCCGATCACTTGACAGTCCAAGCCTGCAATAGTGTCGATTCAGGTAGGCGTGTGGCATGGCCGAATCCTGCCCGATCAAGGCCAACCAATGGACATGTTGTATGCATCGATGTCCCAGTCCAGCAGGCAATACATGTCTGCAAACAGTCCTGAAAAAAGTCATTCGATAAGAAAAGTAAGTGCTTAGTTGTGCTCAATTTTCTCCTAAAAGAAACAGTTAACTTGTATAGCTTGCATCAATGACCTCATAGTCCATACAATATTTTATATGCATCAAAACTAAGTTCTGTATGCTGCAGAAGCTCAGGAAAGTATGGTGGTTCTACGTCACTAGGCAAATCAGAGGAGACTACCCATCTATAATGACAGGTGGTGGTAGACACCTGGTATTTCTGCATCGATGAAATGTCTTTTGTGGAACTCAAAAAATGGAGAGAGTTCAGAAAAAATAAATTTGAATGGAGATTAATACTGGTTTCTTTTGTGCAGAATTGTAGTGATGCATTCTCTTCCGACAGGCTCCAAATGATGGTTATTCTGTAGGATTGGTAAGACAAGCTTCTGGAGATTGGTTTCTCATGCGGCTCCTTGTGATGTTGAAATTAGTGTATCGCTCATTTCTTTCCTTGCTTCCTGTAGCAGTTGCATTGATAATAGGTTGAGAATTCATTTATGGAATAGTCCACTGATGTTCCGTAATTAGCTTTCTGCTTATATTAAACTGACTGTACATTTGTGACAATGCAACAGGGAGATGGATGTATTGTCCTTGTCCGTGCCGTTTGCTTTTGTGGGAAGAAAAAAATGTTGAGGTAAAGGGGTCTCATAGCTTGAAGGCGTTTGGTCCATTGATGTAGTAACTAACAACTTCGTTTGGCTGCTAATTGCTTTGCCTGAAAGCTGTCTTTCAAAGTAATAATACTCCATCTGTCATAATTTATGTACTGTAGTTTCATGGTTTGCAGTGTGGTTTTCGATGGTGGATGTGACATCCGACGATTGCCGAGGAAGAAAGGTGCGGGGGAGAGAATCAATTTGTGGTTTATGAATGGAAACCTTGTGCCAACATGTTTGATATGTTTGCTTATTACTATATGTTTGCTTATTACTCAATGGTATGATCACTGCAATTTTTATGTTATTTCGTGAAAACGACAATCAACTAGGGCTTAGTTTATTTTTGGTACTGATTTATAGTTTGTTTGGTAACCACATCACACCTTCTTAAACTTTAGACAGTTAAATGTGATTTATGTTTCCTCCTAATTCATCTTTTCTGCCTTTCAGGTTGCATTGGCAAATGGGGCCTCAACAATCTCTTGTGCCATTTGAACTTTAATTTGATTATCGATGAAGCAAGATATTCTAGATTTATCGAATCCTATTTTTTTCATCAGATCGATATGGTTGTCTGTACGAACTACGGCATAAGCTTCTTTGAGCAGCTTTTGACGGTGTTTCCATCTTTTAATTTCTCAGCAATTGCAAGTACCAACCTCAGAGTTGAAAGTAAGTGATGCATATTTTTCACGGATCAAATAGGAATCACTACCACAGTACTGGCCTAACTTCTGTACTAATGCCTACATCAACCGCCTGGGAAGAAGTTCTAGGTACATCTATTGAATCGGTCGGTTTATCTTCCTTTATCTATAACTCGATATAGATATTAGGCCAAGTAGGCTATTACAGTACAGGTGGACCACTTTTAGACATGCCATATTCTTTGTCTGAATAACAAAATTATTTTCACATGGAAACCTCACACAAAATCGTTGTTTAAATCATTGTTGGATGTTCCATTCTTTGATTATTTTGTTACATTCAAACTAAGAATAATGCAAGAAAAAAAACCTTCATTGTTCTAGAGAGGTGTTGGAGGCTCAGAGCTGCATATTCTAATGATATAACTGTCAATTACAAAATAAGACCAAACACTGTTTCTACGAATTAGCATCAAGTTGCCAGGAGCAGTGAAGCGCCAATAATGGTCAACTATGGTGCTTGAGGAGATGGATATATGTAGTTGTAAGGTTGCAGATATAGGCTGGAGCAATATGTAAGTActattacagaattacttcagcttATGCTGAGTGTTTCCATTAGCTAGATGGTTGTGCTTCATGTCCTAGGATCACATGCCCTTTATGTTCAGAGTACGGTCTGATTATGAATAAGATAATAAAAGGGTCGTTACTTCTAACTAGACATTTTGTTAATTTCCAGTTGAAGGCTTCCACGCGCCACCTCCTTCTCCCCCTCCTTCGCCGGGTCGAGAAGGGAGCAGCGACGAAGCAGAGGTAGACGTGGACACGTGGTAGGAGCCAAGGGGGGAACGGGGAAAGGCGGACGCGAGATCCGTGAAGCCAGAGAAGGTACGTGAGCTTGTCCACCGCAGGCTATAGCTCCAAAATCGGCGGTGTCAGCCGCCACCAGTGCCACCGTGTTCGCCTCCGGCTGGCCTGGTAGCAACAAAAGTATGGCTGCAGGTGTGGTTCATTCAGTTTTGTAGTTCGATTTACTTGCTTGTGCATATGTGCGTGTatactgagagagagggagagattatTCTGTTCTAGCAGTCATATTTCTGTCACAAATCTGCTCCCCTCCACTCCTTTTTCATTTAACTGAAATATGAATGTGAAAAGCAGTTGCAAATTAAGAGCAGCAGAGTAAATGTTCAAAAGTTCAGAGCAGGTGCATGTTTTTGAGATTTAGAGGAAGTGTAAGCTAGAAGATGGGTTGCCATGCTTTGTAAGTATGATTAGTTGGAGTACTATTCCATCCGATGGCAGTGCAAAGTTGAAGTAGGTGTTGACGAAGGACGTTAGGGTATGTTCTTCACGTCCACACATAATTGTCCAAAAAGCAACAAatcattttttctttgtgaaaaggcCTAAGGCCAAATATTAACGGACACATGTCCTTACAAACTCACCCGTACGGAAAAACATTCAAATCTCTGGGGAGCCGAGCTCTTGTTCTTCCTGCATCCCTATGAGCCTCTACCTAGACGGATCAAACTTTTTTCGGACCAGGAGCTTATGGAAGCAGTGGCCGAGAAGTCGCTGATGTAGATCAGGAGATGTCATCGGTCGCAATTTGTGAAGCAAATCGCTGCCCCGGATAGGAAAATGTGAGAAGGGCATGTGGAAACTACAAGACCATGAAAATTGATCGAATCCGAACAGATCCCCCCAGAAACCTAAACATACAAAATCCTGTCGGAGACACAGGCCCACACACCCTCGACCGCGAATAAGCACAACAATGAAACGGGGATAGGACACGGAAAACCATATTCCTACGGAGGGATGACACGCTCTCTCGGTTCCCTGTCCAAAATCCTAAGACAACTGAGAACCCGTCGCCGCCTAGGATCCCGTCGTGTAGCCCTCTTCTCCAATGACCAGGCTAGGTCGGGCTGCCACTGAAGGTAGCCAACACGCTGGAGTTGAGACGCAACCCAGACCACCCACCAATGCACACGCAGTAACCGGCCCTCCATCGCACGGCCCACCAGGGCACAACATCTCCGAAGGACGTCCTCGTCGCCGACGGCTCTGCGTGGGTTGTGACCGGTAATGTACCATGGCGGAGGCAAGAGGAGGAGAGGCGATCTAGGTTTTCTTGTGGAGGTGGCTGAAGAGCAGACTCATACCTCAAACTAAAGCATTGCTTCGTGATAATTCAACTACGGCAACACGAAGGCATATTCACCTTATAGCGAATGAGGGCAACCTTATTTTCGACATTTGTCTTGGATATAAGAAGTGGCACACAGTGGCACTCGAGAGGAGCAGGTTTTAAAAAAAGattgcccggtgcaacgcacgggcatttgtactagtaataATAAAGCAATTTGGGTTTCTGTCGTCCGCTGTCGCCGTTTTTACAAAAACATCCTTATAGTTTTTGGTAATTAAACCCGCAGTCCCTTTTTAAGTTGAAAAAACGTTTCGTTTAGAAATGTTACCAGGAAAACCTTGTGGTTTCCTGTATTCAACCGGCGGTCCTTTTAATGTGAGAAAATCGCAAGGAAGACAGGCGGGTCTGGGCGCAGCGTCGAGGGATCTGGCGGCTGGTGCGGCGGCTTGCTCCAGTGGCCGCGGTGTCCTGCTCATCCAGAGAAACAGGGCATGAGGGAGAGAGGAAAGAGATGAAAAAGGAGGAGCAGGGGCGCAAGGTGAGGGAGAGGGATCTGGCGGGTGGTGCGGGgggcttcggtggcggcggcgtccttctcatcCAGAGAAAGGGAGAGACAGGGCGTGAGGGAGATAGGaaagagaggaagaaaggagaaggagaGGGGGCGCAAGGTGAGGGagatggtcgccggcggtggcgcccccggtGACCGGCCGGCGGCAGGCCCGATGGTGTCTGGAGTTTTGGACACCTGCGCGAGCTACCCTGCTGCTGCTAATTCTTCTCTGCCCACGCCTCTGCTGCTGCTCCTTCTACTCCTCAGATGCCCATGCTTGCTCTGAAACAATCATTGTTGAAGGTGAAGTTCTTTTACAGAACAATGTAAAATATGTTACGCAGAGGAACTATGTTAGCTGAAGTGGTTGCTAAGTTGTTTCAACAAATGAAGATGAGGTTTGATGCTTAATTGTGCTTGCAGGACTAAAGGGCATGATTTCTGGACCACAGATGATGCATTTTATTGGCAGGCACAATCAAGGGCCCATCATCTTTCTGCTATAGGTTCAACACAAACAACAGTTATCTTGTATTTACAATCTACCACTTTTAGCaactaatttttggctgaattaaaGTTTTTGGATGGTTACTGTCCCAGGAGCGACTGAACAATTGCAAAAATCTAAGCAAGAAGAAGATAGTTGACCCCACGGACTGCCCCATGTGCATGCAGGCATCCGAAGACTGCACTCATCTGTTCTTGTTCTGCCCCAATGTTAGACCGATCTAGACAGCCACTGGTATCAACCACAAATGCAGAGACATCAAAGATGTTTGGGTGTTTAATCCCCCAACTCCACTTCCAGCTTCTCTGCAAACTTTCATGACGCTGTTGGTTCTTTGGAAAATCTTGGACTCCAGGAATGCATGGGTTTCAGGAAAAATCGACTCTCACCAGTCGATGTACTAAAATGATGTTGGTCTTTGGCCTGATTTCTTCTCCTCAAGGTAAACGATTGTCCTGTAATACCCCTATTTCTCCTTAAGTGAAAATTCAGGTGAGGAAGCCCCCATCCCCCCTCCTACATCACCTAGCCTGGTATCGTAACAAGTTTTATTTTGAATGCCTGGAACGTCTAGAAACTTTTCACTAAGTGCCCTCACAAATCTTATAAGTAAATGATGTTCTCTATGAATTTTTATTTTACAAGCTGCAACTATGTTACGATTTTCTCCCCTGCCTGCAAGTTGGTACAGAGCCGAAACCCAACTGTCTTCCAATGGAGGTTTGTGCAAATGGAGGCCAAGTTGCTGTTGTGGTGGTATGGTTGGTAGGTTATGGTTTCACGTTCCACTGCAGATTAAGAAGGCTCTCAAGGGTCTGAGAGTTGAGGTCTCCCACCGAGGAGAGGTGCGCAGGAAGTACCGCATCAATGGCTTGACAAAGCAGTCTAGCAGAGATTTGACCGGCGAAACCAAGACTGTGAGGGACTACTTTCGAGAAACCTGCAAGCTGCAACTAAGTTACAATTTTCTCCCCTGCCTGCAAGTTGGTACAGAGCAGAAACCCAACTATCTTCCAATGGAGGTTTGTGCATTGGAGGCCAAGTTGCTGCTGTGGTGGTATGGCAAGACTGTGAACTCAACTCATCGGCTGTGGCAAAATGATCTCCCTACAAGTACTAACTAATTTGCATATATGCTCTGGTTCTCATGTTACTGTATGAATTAGGTGCCTCCAAATAAATTCTCAAAAAATAGAAGTTTTAAAAAATAAGTTAGTTCGGATTTAGCACGCGGGTCTTGTTGCAATTGCTTGCGTCAATTCTAGCTCATTTCTTTGTATTCTCTTAGTTAGTTCATTATTCAGGCTCTGCTACTTATCATCATTTATTATTTCTTCACATGCATTATTCTGAACCTTGAGTCCATCTTCACATGCATTTGTTGTTCTGATATATCATAAGTTTGAGCCCAACTCTTCGGTTGTTTTTTGAACCTTTGACATATATTACCTGATTGGTACATTTGCTCGATGGAGGACCTACCGGAGGCTCTGGTGACAAAGATTCTCAAGAGGATCACCAAACTCTCTTTCCCTTGTGTCAAAGCAGCTCTACAAAATAGAGGGGAATCAAAGGGGTGCTATCCACGTTGGTTCCGATCTTTGCACTGCTAGAAAACCACTGACATCATTGTGCACCTGGTTCCCGAATTTGCGGAAATTTGAAATCAATTACTCTGGCTGGATACCAGAGTTGTGCAAATGGAAGCCAAGTTTCTGCTGTGGTGGTATGGTAACTGGTAAGATTGAACTCAACCCATCGGCTGTGGCAAAATGATCTCCCTACAAGTACTAACTAATTTGCATACATACTCTGGTTCTCATGTTACTGTATGAATTAGGTGTCTCCAAATAAgttctcaaaaaaataaaaaataaaaataagttGGTTCAGAATCAGCACGTGGCTCTTGTTGCAATTGCTTGCATCAATTCTAGCTCATTTCTTTGTATTCTCTTAGTTAGTTCATTATTCAGGCTCTACTACTTATCATCATTTTTGGCCCAGGAAAACAGTGTCATGATTTATAAACTAAATGAAAATATTATCCTCAGCTGAGTGTCTTTGCTCAGGGTCAATTTCTTTAGGAGCAGGCAAAACCGCCTCGATGCAGAGAGATCTGCCATACATGCACCGTTGTCTCGAAACACTTTACTTCACTGTGTGCTTTACTGACTGAATAACTACTTCTGATTCTTGTCAAAGGTTGAAGCTGTGAAGAAGATAATCAAGTACGTATGATGCAGTTTAGGAGAGTTGTCAAAGAGCACGGTTAGTTTGTTCTGTTATAGTACTAAATTCATAGATGGTGGTGTAGCTGTACTGTTATGTCGTGTTCAGCAGCGATAAGACCATTGCTCTTCATGTTTTTAGTTTAATCTGTACTAATTCAGAAAGATTAGTACATATTGGTCGTTGTTAGCCACCTGAAGTTAATGGGAGAGGAAGGAGCATGAGTGGTCTTTTCTTTTCGTTTCACAAATTAGCCACAAGTTAAATGCAGGGTGAGAGCATGTGCAGATTATTTTTTTACCGACTGGAACAGGCTATCAAAGATTGTTCTATCCGTCTTGGAAAAATGTGTTCAAAGTGAATTCTTTCAAGAGCTGATCCTATTTATTAACTTATGTAAGTCCTTAGATTCTATGGCCGCAATCCAGAAGCTTTATGAGATTTGCCAAGTATATTATGAAAAACGGTCGTCATCTCCTGAAGCCGTCGAAAATGTTTGTGTCGTATTAGTTAAGAACTACATGGAGAATTGACACTAACCAAACTAAATGCCTTACTATTGATTACCACATATTATATTGTGAGCATGGGATGTATTTCTATGCTTGGAGAAAAACACATTATTATTAGTTACATTATATTTCGTTATTGGATGTGTTCCTATACTATCTTGAATAAACAGAAACTTCATATATAATTACCCGAGCAggtgcgccacattgttctttttattttattttgtagtaACAAAAGGGCAATGGCACTCacatttgaatatccacatcgtCGACTGGCGGGCCGAAGGAGGGCACCCTAGAGCGGATGCCCACTCAACCGGGCCTTGGCAAGGACACCTGCCTCATGCCGTTGCACGCTCATGTGCTCTACTATTCTGAATCGTTGGGCAGAGGAGGAGTAGGAGGCCATGGGTGGCATTGGGTCTGACCAATGGCTTGAGGACCTTCTTGACAACAAGACTACCGTGCCATGCTGTCGTGTTGGGTCATCACGGTGACCATGGACAGTCGGGCTTCATGGTGGGGCTGGGATGGACCCCTGGTAGGATCGTAGGCAATGTCGCTTGCTCTGCCACGTCATTATACGCGATCCAGGGCAAGAGGATATCAACCAGG
It contains:
- the LOC119335605 gene encoding uncharacterized protein LOC119335605 isoform X1; translated protein: MLSVVFDGGCDIRRLPRKKGCIGKWGLNNLLCHLNFNLIIDEARYSRFIESYFFHQIDMVVCTNYGISFFEQLLTVFPSFNFSAIASTNLRVEKVLGTSIESLKASTRHLLLPLLRRVEKGAATKQR
- the LOC119335605 gene encoding uncharacterized protein LOC119335605 isoform X3; this encodes MLSVVFDGGCDIRRLPRKKGCIGKWGLNNLLCHLNFNLIIDEARYSRFIESYFFHQIDMVVCTNYGISFFEQLLTVFPSFNFSAIASTNLRVEIEGFHAPPPSPPPSPGREGSSDEAEVDVDTW
- the LOC119335605 gene encoding uncharacterized protein LOC119335605 isoform X2, which produces MLSVVFDGGCDIRRLPRKKGCIGKWGLNNLLCHLNFNLIIDEARYSRFIESYFFHQIDMVVCTNYGISFFEQLLTVFPSFNFSAIASTNLRVEKVLVEGFHAPPPSPPPSPGREGSSDEAEVDVDTW